One Roseimaritima multifibrata DNA window includes the following coding sequences:
- a CDS encoding sialate O-acetylesterase, protein MRPFINHLLVVAATLLPVAVSYAAEMRVAGIFADHMVLQCEQPVRIWGWADEGDRVTVTFADQTAEASADEQGAWSVTLQPLAVSVQGRPLRVDSGRQSVVIDDILVGEVWHASGQSNMAMTVGAVSRELDAAQADIVAANLPAIRFSRIHAAESSEPLSDLGQQATWTVCTPETVSRFSAVAFYFAQRLHAELGVPIGIIDSSRGGTPIEPFIPKTAFDAHPTLKRELELANQGDLDGIWKLPGGVRARDTNWLPGRLFHSRIAPIRLFTVRGAIWYQGESNCGVQEDPRDYQHKMRALIKGWRQALENEELPVYFVQLPGSGAGDGWPYLREQQRLATDLPNSGMVVTVDIDGAAIHPPNKIDVGQRLASWALAKDYGHKIAFSGPMFDRQEIVGDRAVLHFHHAESGLMVADKEGLAAPQETPDSELANFEMIDKSGMWQPAKAKIEGKTIVVTSANVSSPLAVRYAYSVTPDNCNLYNRNGLPASPFCTRPDTLTYDPKLPK, encoded by the coding sequence ATGAGACCGTTCATCAATCACCTACTGGTCGTGGCAGCGACACTGCTGCCCGTAGCCGTCAGTTATGCAGCCGAAATGCGAGTTGCCGGAATCTTCGCAGATCATATGGTCCTGCAATGTGAACAACCCGTTCGGATTTGGGGATGGGCAGACGAAGGCGATAGGGTGACGGTTACATTTGCCGACCAAACCGCAGAGGCATCAGCCGATGAGCAGGGAGCGTGGTCGGTCACTCTTCAGCCTCTTGCAGTCAGCGTCCAAGGGAGGCCGCTGCGTGTTGATAGCGGTCGGCAGTCCGTTGTGATTGACGACATCCTGGTGGGTGAAGTCTGGCACGCGAGCGGTCAGTCAAACATGGCGATGACCGTCGGCGCAGTGTCGCGTGAACTGGACGCCGCTCAAGCTGACATCGTCGCCGCGAACCTGCCGGCAATCCGATTCAGCCGGATCCATGCAGCCGAAAGCTCGGAACCGCTGAGCGATTTGGGCCAGCAGGCAACCTGGACGGTCTGCACTCCGGAAACGGTTTCCCGTTTCTCGGCAGTCGCTTTTTATTTTGCCCAGCGTCTGCATGCGGAGCTTGGCGTACCGATTGGCATTATCGATTCCTCGCGGGGCGGAACGCCTATCGAACCCTTTATCCCCAAAACGGCTTTCGATGCGCATCCAACACTAAAACGAGAACTGGAACTAGCGAACCAAGGCGATCTGGACGGAATCTGGAAGCTTCCGGGCGGCGTACGTGCACGGGACACCAACTGGCTGCCGGGCCGCCTGTTCCATTCTCGAATCGCCCCAATCCGTCTCTTCACCGTACGCGGAGCGATCTGGTACCAAGGGGAATCGAACTGCGGCGTTCAGGAAGACCCACGCGACTACCAGCACAAGATGCGAGCGTTGATCAAGGGTTGGCGTCAAGCCTTGGAAAACGAGGAACTACCGGTTTACTTTGTGCAGCTTCCCGGTAGTGGCGCCGGAGACGGCTGGCCCTACCTCCGTGAACAGCAGCGACTGGCGACCGATCTCCCAAACTCAGGGATGGTCGTTACCGTCGACATTGATGGGGCGGCAATTCACCCGCCAAACAAAATCGACGTGGGGCAACGTCTCGCAAGCTGGGCATTAGCAAAGGACTACGGCCATAAGATCGCTTTCAGCGGCCCAATGTTTGATCGTCAAGAGATCGTCGGAGACAGAGCGGTTCTACACTTCCATCATGCCGAGAGTGGCCTGATGGTGGCAGACAAAGAAGGGCTCGCAGCCCCGCAAGAAACGCCCGACTCCGAACTTGCAAACTTCGAAATGATTGACAAGTCGGGCATGTGGCAGCCAGCCAAGGCCAAGATCGAGGGGAAGACCATTGTGGTTACCAGTGCGAATGTCTCCTCCCCGCTGGCGGTACGGTACGCCTACTCGGTCACACCGGACAACTGCAATCTCTATAACCGCAATGGACTGCCCGCATCTCCATTCTGCACACGACCGGACACATTGACCTACGACCCGAAGCTGCCGAAATGA
- the hflK gene encoding FtsH protease activity modulator HflK, with protein sequence MSFERGDLREIDWGKIENLRPLLLWGAPAILLAIFVYTSIYTVQAESQGVVLRFGKYIKTVDPGLRFKLPFGVDQVFIVPVKRQLKQEFGFGTEGGLDATQFSSEQAEERNIVTGDLNAATVEWVIQYRIREPQLFLFEVRNPGETLRDISESVMRSVVGDRTVDEVITVGRQEIEVDALLQLQEVVNKYRLGLSIDQVQLKNVNPPVMVQPSFNEVNQAQQEREKMINVANGEYNKVVPRASGEAEQKIQAAEGYALKRVNEAEGDVSRFNAVLTEFLKAPEVTKRRIYIETMRQVVPNLGKKIIIDEEASQILPLLQLSTDSQGGQR encoded by the coding sequence ATGAGTTTTGAACGCGGCGACCTACGCGAAATTGACTGGGGCAAAATCGAGAATCTCCGCCCTCTTCTCCTATGGGGGGCTCCCGCCATTCTCCTGGCAATTTTCGTATACACCTCCATCTACACGGTCCAGGCGGAATCCCAGGGCGTCGTCCTGCGGTTTGGCAAATATATCAAAACGGTCGATCCGGGCCTGCGGTTCAAGCTCCCTTTCGGCGTCGACCAAGTGTTCATCGTCCCTGTAAAGCGTCAGCTAAAACAGGAATTCGGTTTTGGCACCGAGGGCGGACTGGACGCGACGCAGTTTTCGTCAGAGCAGGCAGAAGAACGCAACATCGTCACTGGCGATCTGAACGCGGCGACCGTGGAGTGGGTTATCCAGTACCGAATCCGGGAACCGCAGCTGTTTCTATTCGAGGTACGCAACCCCGGCGAGACGCTGCGCGACATTTCTGAATCGGTCATGCGTTCCGTGGTCGGTGATCGCACCGTGGACGAAGTCATTACCGTGGGACGGCAAGAGATCGAAGTGGACGCGCTGCTTCAACTGCAAGAAGTAGTGAACAAGTACCGGCTTGGATTGAGTATCGATCAGGTCCAGCTAAAGAATGTCAATCCACCTGTGATGGTCCAACCTTCGTTCAACGAAGTCAACCAAGCCCAACAGGAACGGGAAAAGATGATCAACGTCGCCAACGGTGAATACAACAAGGTTGTACCTCGCGCCAGCGGCGAAGCCGAACAGAAGATTCAAGCCGCCGAGGGATACGCACTCAAACGCGTCAACGAAGCCGAGGGGGATGTGTCCCGCTTCAATGCGGTGTTGACCGAATTCTTGAAAGCCCCCGAGGTGACCAAACGACGCATCTATATCGAAACGATGCGACAGGTTGTTCCCAACTTAGGTAAAAAAATCATCATCGACGAAGAAGCCAGCCAAATCTTGCCATTGCTGCAACTGTCAACGGACTCCCAAGGAGGCCAACGATGA
- a CDS encoding DUF1501 domain-containing protein has product MLTIKGPASRYCDGHNRRSFLKVGALSFGAGGLSLADLYRAEAASGSTKSHKSVINIFLAGGPPHQDMWDIKTEAPSEVRGEFQPISTNVPGIQICEVFPKLATLMDKAAVIRSVVGCRGGHDGVQCLTGWDGNSLRNLGGRPSIGSAVAQIQGPVDPSVPPFVGLAAKTRHVPWSDSGQAGFLGSAYSPFKPDGPGMQNMTLKGISFDRLADRRSLLTELDTMRRDIDISGTMEGMDAFGQRALDVLTSSKLVDALDLTKEDPKIVARYGDGKPYKYQYDGAPTCNDQLLMARRLVEAGVRVVSLSYGRWDSHSENFDMVRDHGGKLDQCLSALVTDLDERGMLDDVAIVVWGEFGRTPKINAKAGRDHWSKVSCAWMAGGGLKTGQAIGATNRLGEEAVERPVDMQEVVATLYHTLGIDTHSTTIADPTGRPQFLVDSDPIAELIS; this is encoded by the coding sequence ATGTTAACGATCAAGGGTCCCGCCAGTCGCTATTGCGACGGGCACAACCGTCGCAGCTTTTTAAAGGTCGGCGCACTTTCATTCGGTGCTGGAGGTCTGTCGCTGGCGGATCTTTACCGCGCCGAAGCGGCTTCCGGATCGACGAAGTCCCATAAGTCGGTAATCAATATTTTCCTTGCCGGTGGGCCTCCCCACCAAGACATGTGGGACATCAAGACTGAAGCACCAAGCGAGGTTCGTGGCGAATTCCAGCCAATCAGCACCAACGTGCCCGGGATTCAGATCTGCGAAGTCTTTCCTAAGCTGGCGACGCTAATGGATAAAGCCGCCGTGATTCGAAGCGTCGTCGGGTGTCGCGGCGGGCATGATGGCGTGCAATGCTTAACCGGTTGGGACGGCAACTCGTTAAGAAACCTTGGTGGACGGCCTTCGATCGGTTCGGCCGTCGCGCAAATACAAGGACCGGTTGATCCATCGGTTCCTCCGTTCGTTGGACTGGCAGCAAAAACTCGCCACGTTCCGTGGTCGGATTCGGGCCAAGCCGGGTTCCTCGGGTCAGCCTACTCGCCGTTCAAACCTGACGGCCCCGGGATGCAGAACATGACGCTTAAGGGAATTTCCTTTGATCGACTAGCCGATCGTCGAAGCCTGCTCACCGAACTGGACACGATGCGGCGAGACATCGACATCAGCGGCACGATGGAAGGGATGGATGCGTTTGGTCAGCGGGCTTTGGATGTGTTGACCAGCAGCAAGCTGGTTGATGCGTTGGACCTGACCAAGGAAGATCCCAAAATCGTCGCACGTTATGGCGATGGGAAACCCTACAAATACCAATACGATGGTGCACCAACCTGCAACGATCAACTGCTGATGGCACGCCGCTTGGTGGAAGCTGGCGTCCGCGTTGTCAGCCTCAGCTATGGCCGCTGGGACAGCCACAGTGAAAACTTTGATATGGTCCGCGATCATGGCGGCAAACTGGACCAGTGCCTAAGTGCCCTCGTCACAGACTTGGACGAACGGGGAATGTTGGACGATGTGGCGATCGTCGTTTGGGGCGAATTCGGAAGAACGCCCAAAATCAACGCAAAAGCGGGACGCGATCACTGGAGCAAAGTCAGCTGTGCTTGGATGGCTGGTGGCGGATTGAAAACCGGGCAAGCGATTGGCGCCACCAATCGACTTGGCGAAGAAGCCGTTGAGAGGCCGGTCGACATGCAAGAGGTGGTCGCAACGCTTTACCACACTCTGGGCATCGACACCCATTCAACAACCATTGCAGACCCCACCGGTCGTCCCCAGTTCTTGGTCGACAGCGATCCAATCGCCGAGCTGATTTCATGA
- the hflC gene encoding protease modulator HflC, with protein MKSAFFPLLVIALALAAFLGYSSAYTVSETEQIIITQFGKPVGDPISDAGLHFKTPFIQEITRIEKRTLQWDGRPNEMPTKDKTYIVVDTFGRWRINDAKQFFLRLRDERSAQSRLDDILGSETRNAIAKHELIEIIRTTKDRQPDLDATLVDAPGNIGMLYPITMGRAKIEEEIFAKAASKLTDFGIELLDVRFKRINYNESVRMRIFERMISERQQIAERFRSEGAGEAAKIMGRSERDLLRIESEAYKTVQEIHGVADAKATEIYAAAYNQNDDSVAFYEFIMTMESYQEMLDKDSTLILTTGSDIFKFLKKVDQPNDSAAAK; from the coding sequence ATGAAAAGTGCTTTCTTCCCCCTCTTGGTCATTGCCCTGGCATTGGCGGCTTTCCTCGGCTACAGCAGCGCGTACACCGTCTCTGAAACCGAACAAATCATCATCACACAATTCGGCAAACCGGTTGGCGATCCGATCAGCGATGCGGGGCTTCATTTCAAAACGCCCTTTATCCAAGAAATAACTCGCATCGAAAAGCGAACCCTGCAGTGGGACGGTCGCCCCAACGAGATGCCAACCAAAGACAAGACCTACATCGTAGTCGACACGTTTGGACGATGGCGAATCAACGATGCAAAACAGTTCTTTCTGCGGTTGCGGGATGAGCGTAGTGCCCAGTCTCGCTTGGATGACATCCTTGGCAGCGAAACCCGCAATGCCATCGCCAAACATGAATTGATCGAAATCATCCGCACCACCAAAGATCGCCAACCCGATCTCGATGCGACCCTGGTCGACGCACCAGGCAACATTGGCATGCTCTATCCGATCACGATGGGCCGTGCAAAGATTGAAGAGGAAATTTTCGCCAAGGCTGCCAGCAAGCTCACCGATTTTGGGATCGAATTGCTTGACGTCCGATTCAAACGAATCAACTACAACGAAAGTGTTCGCATGCGTATCTTCGAACGCATGATTAGTGAGCGGCAGCAGATCGCGGAACGTTTTCGCAGTGAAGGAGCCGGCGAAGCGGCGAAGATCATGGGCAGGAGCGAACGTGACTTACTGAGAATCGAATCCGAAGCCTACAAAACGGTTCAGGAAATTCACGGCGTCGCGGACGCGAAGGCGACCGAAATTTACGCAGCAGCTTACAACCAAAACGACGATTCGGTCGCGTTCTACGAATTCATCATGACAATGGAGTCGTACCAAGAGATGCTAGATAAAGACAGCACCCTGATCCTCACCACGGGCAGCGACATCTTTAAATTCCTTAAGAAAGTTGACCAACCCAACGACAGCGCGGCTGCCAAGTAG
- a CDS encoding MTH1187 family thiamine-binding protein gives MKVIVDLCVVPIDVGVSVSKYVAECQKVLQDAGLEHQLHAYGTNIEGEWDDVFAAIKRCHERVHALGAPRITTTIKVGTRTDREQSMQDKIDSVTESRP, from the coding sequence ATGAAAGTCATTGTAGATCTGTGCGTCGTCCCGATCGACGTTGGTGTATCCGTAAGTAAATACGTCGCTGAGTGCCAGAAAGTGCTGCAGGACGCTGGGCTGGAGCATCAGCTTCACGCGTACGGCACGAACATCGAGGGTGAATGGGACGATGTGTTTGCCGCGATTAAACGCTGCCATGAACGCGTTCACGCTCTCGGGGCACCGCGAATCACTACGACCATCAAAGTTGGGACTCGCACGGATCGCGAGCAGTCGATGCAGGACAAAATCGACAGTGTGACGGAGAGCAGGCCCTAG
- a CDS encoding metallophosphoesterase family protein, whose translation MPIHLAALTRRRVLQAAGASILLYGRHAAAAKAAEVDPDLIYLLNDTHIGEKHPTDSPVPSHLRQVVTELVQRPVKPACVLINGDLALKDGQHGDYRHFAQLIRPLQEAGIDTHLTLGNHDNREAFYEVMKTQRPDQPLVESRHISVVETAHANFFLLDSLQKTMVTQGTIGKQQLQWLTAALDASQTKPAIIVTHHNPRLGGDPVHFPGGLVDSQELWNVVGPRKWVKAYIHGHIHDRTYAQHQGIHILNMPATSYVGNPTQSTTGWTTARLSPDGIALTTHTTDAAHPWNDEMKTLTWRSA comes from the coding sequence ATGCCGATACACCTTGCCGCTTTAACTCGTCGCCGTGTCCTGCAAGCTGCGGGTGCGAGCATTCTGCTGTACGGCCGCCACGCTGCGGCGGCAAAGGCCGCTGAAGTCGATCCCGACTTGATCTATTTGCTGAATGATACGCACATCGGCGAAAAACACCCAACGGATTCCCCGGTCCCTAGTCACCTCCGTCAGGTTGTCACCGAATTAGTTCAAAGGCCAGTAAAGCCAGCGTGCGTGCTGATCAATGGCGACCTGGCTTTGAAAGACGGACAGCATGGTGACTATCGGCATTTCGCCCAACTGATTCGCCCGCTGCAAGAAGCCGGTATCGACACCCATCTAACTCTGGGCAATCACGATAACCGCGAAGCGTTCTACGAAGTAATGAAGACGCAACGCCCGGATCAGCCTCTGGTCGAGTCACGACATATTTCGGTCGTCGAAACAGCTCATGCCAATTTCTTTCTGCTCGACTCGTTGCAAAAGACAATGGTCACCCAGGGGACTATCGGCAAGCAACAACTTCAGTGGCTGACAGCGGCACTGGATGCTTCTCAAACCAAGCCTGCAATTATTGTGACCCATCACAATCCTCGGCTGGGTGGAGATCCAGTGCATTTCCCGGGAGGGCTGGTTGATTCCCAAGAACTATGGAACGTCGTCGGGCCACGCAAGTGGGTCAAAGCGTACATTCATGGGCATATCCATGATCGCACCTACGCACAGCATCAAGGAATTCACATTCTCAACATGCCTGCCACATCGTACGTTGGCAATCCAACCCAATCGACGACCGGCTGGACAACGGCTCGACTATCACCCGATGGTATCGCCCTCACCACGCACACGACCGATGCGGCGCACCCCTGGAACGATGAAATGAAAACGCTGACTTGGCGATCCGCATAG